ATGAAGTTTTGTAACCCTGGACCACTTTTCTGGACAAACACAAGCTTTATCTTCCTCTGCATCACATCAGAAAACTGGTCAGTGGATACTCTTAGATGAATCAGAACCTTTAGTTAGGAGACTGTTTAACAAAAATGATTAGGTTTGAGTTTCAATACTTTACACAAACAATGAATGAAGCTAAAGCCATTACTTAGAAAAGTCTGACATTAGGTATTTCTGCCTTGGTTGTCAGAGCTGAATGAAAGCAGGTGGAGTCATTCACAGCTGACCAAAGCTAAATTTGTCGACATCTGTATGCATTTCTATTCTACACACTTAATGCTCATATCACAACATTTATCATAATTAAAGGTCAGTTCACACCCACAACAAACTGTTAgtaattttcaaataaactaAGATGTTAAAATGTGATCAAACAATGAGGAAAAGTGATACAAGAGAAATATGTTGCTTTTTGGCCCCTTAAAAATAGCTTAAAGGGTTACAACAGagtgaaaaaggaaagagggagaagtgcaggcagaaataaaaaatcatgTTGGGCTCACCACATCAGTACACAGCCACTCCTCTATGTCATCCATGACAGAGGACTGACCACCGGCACCCTAAAGGGCAGCATAAAGACCACCACAGGTGGCcgggaaacaggaaaaaaatatcccaCCCCAAacataaaagaataaatgactTCAATGAACTTCAGTGTTAACTAacataaaattatatttgacagtgggaaaaaataaagaaatggaaATCAGGGTTTGTGGATGGTGTAGCACATCATGAAAGCCGTCTGTGAGGGAACATCCAgtcacacaaaaatgcacattaaGCTGGTTATGCTGCCCAAGAGGAATACAGGAAGGAACATGGTGCCAAGAAATTCTCTTCATCCAATGATCACGAGCTGAAGTAAAAATGTACCACTTTATAACACAGAAAGCTAGAAATATTAAGTCAGAGTGAGTGACAGAGCTGGTACAAAGCATGTATTTTTCCCTGCCAGTTTAAGGTATGAGAAAACGTTAGCCTGAAAATAACTTGTTAGTTTGGTTAGTGCAGCATTACCAACAGGTAAGAGTGGGTACTACTTCTTAAGATGCTTTTGCAAAGCTAAAAATGCTGCAAACCTGTGCTTTTGAACTAGATTAGTAGCATCCAGCTTCATCAGTTCAAACATGTGATACTGCCTGtcgcacagcacacacacagacatacttGGGATGTTATCCGTTTGGCCATGGAAACAATGAGTGAAAGTTACAGCCCACACCAGACATGTAAAAGCCTGCGTCACTCACCACTCCTGCAGTTGGCTGTAAGACATCCAGAGTGGGAGGGAGGCCGCCAGGAGCATGGCTCTCTTCTGCTGTTATGCTGAGACAACGCACACACATGGGCATTTATAAATGTATCGGGTAttggtttttctcttttcctccctaACTGAAAACAATTAAGATTGAAATTATGAGTTTCTTCATCAATCACATCAGAAAGTTTATCTCAAAGTTTGGCTGAATTATTAATCCTCGGGGTGACTCATcaacatcattcattcattcattcattcatcttctaccactttatCAGTCTCCAGGttgcaggggatgctggagccaatcccagctcacactgtcCGAGGGTGaggtacaccatggacaggttgccagtccatcacaaggccaacacacagagacagacagagaaaaacaaccactcacactgatcAACAATAAGGCTCAAATTCATCCTTACATCTTGTGGGGCTCAGACATTACTCCAGTCCTGGTTTGGGCAAACACATCAAAGTCATCCTGAGTAGGAGGAGGCTTACAGCTGGACAGAGAGCTCAGGGTGCTAGTAACACTGTCCGCACCCATAtctgcagagacaaagagggaggggaaaaaaaaaaaaaaacagatcagcTGGCACCTGGAGGCTGAGAAATGTTTAGAACAATCTACAGTGGTTCAGGTGCAGAGGTTGTATCATAGTTCACATTTTTTGGAATCAAGTGCATTTGCCTTCATGCTGAGAGGCAGATCTAATCTGTCCAGGAAAACTGGCAGCAAAAGGAAGCAGCGAGCCAAAGATGACAAACACACCAACCCAAACCCCTAAAGCTTAGGAATTACCAAATTGCACCATGTTTGGTTAATCAGTAGACAAACCCAGACGTAATTACgagttgtggttttatttaagAAAAGGAACCACATGCAGTTTAAGCTTCAAACAGAGCTCGGGTCAGATTTTCTCCATACTAATCCTATGTTAAGTTACCATAACTCTGCAGTTAAATCACAGAGATTGGATTCAGCCATTTCATCTAACCATAATATAATAACTAATAAATATAATGACTAACAGTCTCTAAAACCACTTTGGCAGCAAACCCACtctgattttctctttcaggtTTTGTCTCGATGACAAAACATTCAGTATTAGTGCCATGGGACTCAGGACAGATAGGCtttataaacacacagataaatggCCAGCAGGTAGTGTGTGGTGAGCTTCAGCATAATCTTACAACTGTCCATAACCAGCTTTGACCAGTCTTAGAAAAACACTTGTCCAATGTCTGAGGTAGGAGATGCATACCAAGGCCAGCCAGGCGAGAAGCCAAGGTAGCTGGAGAGGAGGGCCTTCCTGCAGGGCCAGTGATGGTGGGGGGCAGGCTGGTTGGGGCTGCATTAGGCATGTTACTGAGCACTGCTGAGGAGCCTGGACCAAGGTCAATCAGGTTGTCCTCTGTAGCCTCACTCAGGACCTGGTGAGGAAAGAGTGATGAGACCCACAAAGGCTCTTGTGTCATCTAAGTCCAGAGAGACAGATTTAGGGTCTGTGATGCAAAACAAATCCTTTTGTGGAAGGCTGAGGAAAAGCAGGGTTACACAGTATGTAGTCTCCTGACTTTGCATGAAAAGACAtgaggacaaacaaaaaaattggagagttaaataaaaattaataaagtaataaaattaTGAAGGCATGGtgcataataaaaaaagtaaataacttGTTGGATTGCTTCTGGAGAGCATGAAAATGTCTGTGACTGCGGGTAGCAGGAAATTAAACATCCTTCTGAAAACCTGTTTCTTAAGGGGTCCAAAAATACTGCTTAACATTAACGAAACATTTAGTTTTAGCATGGTATTAATATAgaggaaaagcacaaaattGCTAGCCATTTCTGAATGGTTGTCAGTTATGACAGATTCTTCCTAACTGTTGGTTagccacagaaacaaaacaatcccCTTAAGAAGGTAGAAATATAGCAGGAACGGAGGAGGGAAGACTGAATCTTTGAGATCTGGAGGTGCTGCTCTACTAAGATCATTTAGCAAAACTCAAACTCTGTGCGGGATATTGCAAGCACAACAAGGCTGGGACGATTTCACTGTTATTCTACCTTCAGGTTCATCGTATTAATAGTTGTTGGGGGCTACATTGTCAAAACATGCCATATGGGGTGAGAGACAGAAGCGGGCCCATATTATTTAACCATGTTTTAACGGTTGCTGTGGGGTGACACTGGCCATATAGTGACAATATTTTCATACTTGCCTGCCTCAGCTAgccacagaaacagaagaacagaaaaaacacaaaggaagagaCAGTGAATACCATTAGCATGCCTGTATGGGGACACAGTGTAATGGCATGAACCTATGGGAGACATATCATGCCTAATTAACTGGAAACCCAATGAAGCAGTAAACATATTCCAGCAACACCTTCTTGCTTCAAGTGTTTCATATAATTTCCGGTGGTCTTTCTAGCATCTCACTGAGGACATGTGACTCAGTATGATACAGAATTGACACAACAGTGACGTAAACACTACAGGGAGCTGACAAAAGCTACGAAGCAAACAAAAGTTCTAATGTTAGCAGTTTGTTGACATGACATTTAGACACTGTATTGTTTGTTGACTTGCAAGACTGTGGAAGGGATGTcaataaaactgacaaatggAAACAGTTCAGGAAATGATGAGACAGCACCTGTTGCTGCTGACAGTGCTATCAGGTTTAAAGCTCCACCAGGCCCTCACCAGAGCTGTGACAGGACTGTtgattgtatttcattttggcTTACACATACAAGTAAACAACTTTGCTTTGAATTGTGTAGTCACAGCAACGATTTCCTGGACTGGACAGGACAGGAATGCAATAAACCTGCTCTCActgcattttgtaaaaaaatatttactttgcATTTTACAATCAGCGTTAATGAATGCTTGCAACTAGAGATGCAAACATTGGGAGTTAAACCATCTGAGTTAACTGCTGACTCACCCCGTTGTTGGCACTCTGAGCTGAAGACCTTCCAGACCTGAACCTCTCATACCTGAGAGCAAACCCAAAACGACATGAAAGATATTAACAGAAGACCTTTCGTTTACCTAACCGATTCACTGCTAACATTTGCAGCTGTCCAAGTAAGGATGACTAAGTGtaattttttcttccttcttaaCTAGTTTCCAGCTGTCAGTGTCCACTTCTCAGTGTTTTCTTACCTTTCATAGCgtaaaaaaatgttgttgagGTCATCGTTGACATGCAGTAACTCCTCAGTCACTGCTTCATTtgaaacacaggaaatgagCTCCACTACTCTCTGTTGCATGGCTCTgcaagtcctgttcagctcctGAGAATGTATGAAAACAAGTGTACACATAATGCTCTTGGGTTAGTTATGTTAATGGCTTGCTCACATtagttcaaacaaaaaaatactaatCTTCTTCATTTACACACTTCAGAGGGAAGAATCAATCACAGATACAAAGAGGCAGTTACTTGCCTGTAGTAACTCATAATCTGAAGCGTCCTCTTGTCCTGGGACCATCTCTGTCAACATCTCTGACATCACCTTCGTGTTTCCACGAACAATGTCTAATTCGCTGCGCAGCCGGCAAATCTGGATGAAAAGCTCAATTAAACTTTAAAAGCTACTTTGTGTTAACACAAATATGTAGTTGTCGGTCTCCTCGCAAGTGGACTGCAGTTTGCTAGAAGTTGGATGCGCATATGAAGCAGTTGTTCATTGGCAGTGTGTTCACCCTACCTGCTCAGGTGTAGGATTGATGGACCCAGAGGCATGAATGTTGGGGACCTGAGCATCAGTGTAGGCTGGTGGGACAGCATGTGGTGTGGGCTGAGGAGTGGTGCTGTATTTGTGCAGAGTGGAGTCCCCCTCTGGTGCAGTTGCAGACTAGAAGCAACAGACAGCGATATAATAATCATAATGCATTGTGACAGAATCATTAGAAAGACAATTTTAGTCAGATTAGTTTTGACATAGACATCTTCTGCATTTAAAGCTGGGATGCTTAAGGTGATGCCTCCTACCCGCTGAGGTGTGTGTATAGGTGATAGGGTTTCCAGGTCTGACATGGGGAACTCAATGCCTTTCCTTTTGAGCTCCTCATAGATTTGGACCACCCCTGTGAGGTCTGGACTGCTCCTGAATGCATCGGCCCATGCCTGGAGAAAACAGTAAGAAAAgagttaaataaatgaaggaaggagaaaaggaaaacaaaaaacacaatgggTTAAAGGTAGGGCCGACAAAGCAAAGGACGTTATTTTAATGAAGTACACTGGCTCTGTGATCATTTCTCCTTGACTACCTTGAATACACTTGGTCAGGAAACAGGTTTCTTTCTCTCAGCAGCTGCCAAGTTAAAGCTGAAGGGCAGCTTGAACAcataaagcataaaaaaaaaaaaaaaacaagtgcacAAGGACTTGGGAGTTTTTGTTCTACTTCAAACTGCAAGCCGGTTCGAtccaaattttaattttgacaaCAGTTCCCTTCTTTTGGATGAATTGAGTACGCAAACAAAATAGAAGTTATCCAAAACCATATAGACAGTCAAAACACAAGGCTATAGAGTTTGATGAGAATATAATCAATTTAGTCTAGAATATTAACTGTGCATGTATGCTCACATTTTATCAACTTGTACAGCAAGGAGCTGTACAACACCGTATCAGTCTGTCTCCCAACTGGGTATTACTCATCttgttaaattaaatttcaaCAACGCTCCAACTGTGAGTGTATATGCAGGAAATGCTGCTCAAAAAGTTTCTGACTCTCTGACTGACACTCTTGTCAAGAACTTGTTTATCTAATGACAAGGCAAACAAGAAAcacttctctcttttctctcataGGTATTGTATGCTGCCATCTTGGATGTATGTGCAGCTGTAGTGTTGTTCCTTTGGTGGAAATAAGAGCAGCCCACATGAGCCTCACAGGGTTACCTGAGCTGTGGCAAGTAACTGGAGCTCATCCTGCCTGGAGCCCTGGATACAGTGCACTTACTACCTGAGGTTCTGCCTGGGGAAGACAAGCTAGGTGTGGACACCAGGGCCACACCTACTGTAATAAACATCtacgctaaaaaaaaaaaaaactcatgtcACTACTCACTAACAGACTAAATTCCTGAAATTCTTCTGTATTTTCACATATATCTCATATCTTCCATGGGAATTCTTCAATTTATGACATGCGCACTGACAGAAT
Above is a genomic segment from Echeneis naucrates chromosome 19, fEcheNa1.1, whole genome shotgun sequence containing:
- the tom1l2b gene encoding TOM1-like protein 2 isoform X2; amino-acid sequence: MEFLLGNPYSTPVGHCIERATDGSLQSEDWTLNMEICDIINETEDGPKDAIRAVKKRLNGNRNYREVMLALTVLETCVKNCGHRFHALVTSRDFVDGVLVKIISPKNNPPTIVQDKVLALIQAWADAFRSSPDLTGVVQIYEELKRKGIEFPMSDLETLSPIHTPQRSATAPEGDSTLHKYSTTPQPTPHAVPPAYTDAQVPNIHASGSINPTPEQICRLRSELDIVRGNTKVMSEMLTEMVPGQEDASDYELLQELNRTCRAMQQRVVELISCVSNEAVTEELLHVNDDLNNIFLRYERYERFRSGRSSAQSANNGVLSEATEDNLIDLGPGSSAVLSNMPNAAPTSLPPTITGPAGRPSSPATLASRLAGLDMGADSVTSTLSSLSSCKPPPTQDDFDVFAQTRTGVMSEPHKIITAEESHAPGGLPPTLDVLQPTAGGAGGQSSVMDDIEEWLCTDVKGDEGEEGVTSEEFDKFLEERAKAAEMAPSLPSPPTGDPGAAQGTPSRKKADRPEDTLFAM
- the tom1l2b gene encoding TOM1-like protein 2 isoform X3; its protein translation is MEFLLGNPYSTPVGHCIERATDGSLQSEDWTLNMEICDIINETEDGPKDAIRAVKKRLNGNRNYREVMLALTVLETCVKNCGHRFHALVTSRDFVDGVLVKIISPKNNPPTIVQDKVLALIQAWADAFRSSPDLTGVVQIYEELKRKGIEFPMSDLETLSPIHTPQRSATAPEGDSTLHKYSTTPQPTPHAVPPAYTDAQVPNIHASGSINPTPEQICRLRSELDIVRGNTKVMSEMLTEMVPGQEDASDYELLQELNRTCRAMQQRVVELISCVSNEAVTEELLHVNDDLNNIFLRYERYERFRSGRSSAQSANNGVLSEATEDNLIDLGPGSSAVLSNMPNAAPTSLPPTITGPAGRPSSPATLASRLAGLDMGADSVTSTLSSLSSCKPPPTQDDFDVFAQTRTGVMSEPHKIITAEESHAPGGLPPTLDVLQPTAGVKGDEGEEGVTSEEFDKFLEERAKAAEMAPSLPSPPTGDPGAAQGTPSRKKADRPEDTLFAM
- the tom1l2b gene encoding TOM1-like protein 2 isoform X1; translation: MEFLLGNPYSTPVGHCIERATDGSLQSEDWTLNMEICDIINETEDGPKDAIRAVKKRLNGNRNYREVMLALTVLETCVKNCGHRFHALVTSRDFVDGVLVKIISPKNNPPTIVQDKVLALIQAWADAFRSSPDLTGVVQIYEELKRKGIEFPMSDLETLSPIHTPQRSATAPEGDSTLHKYSTTPQPTPHAVPPAYTDAQVPNIHASGSINPTPEQICRLRSELDIVRGNTKVMSEMLTEMVPGQEDASDYELLQELNRTCRAMQQRVVELISCVSNEAVTEELLHVNDDLNNIFLRYERYERFRSGRSSAQSANNGVLSEATEDNLIDLGPGSSAVLSNMPNAAPTSLPPTITGPAGRPSSPATLASRLAGLDMGADSVTSTLSSLSSCKPPPTQDDFDVFAQTRTGVMSEPHKIITAEESHAPGGLPPTLDVLQPTAGVGAGGQSSVMDDIEEWLCTDVKGDEGEEGVTSEEFDKFLEERAKAAEMAPSLPSPPTGDPGAAQGTPSRKKADRPEDTLFAM